GGAGCAGGACAACGCTTGGCAACTATTTATTCGCCAGAATTGGTTGCTGCACAGCAAGAACTGCTTACCGCTTCATCATTAAAAGAATCGCAACCAGAATTGTATAAGGCTGTTAGGAACAAACTTAAACTTTGGAAACTTTCAGAAAAGCAAATCAACGCCATAGAAACTGCTGGGAAAGTGCAAGAAAACTTTCCGGTTTTTGCAACCGTTTCAGGAACGGTAACAATGAAAATGGTAGAAGAAGGGGATTATTTAAAGCAAGGACAACCCTTATATAAAATTGCGAATCTCAATACAGTATGGGCAGAATTTGATGCTTATGAAAATCAAATTGCATCCCTAAAAGAAGGGCAAACTATTAAAGTGACCACAAATGCTTATCGCAATGAGGTTTTTGATGCAAAAGTCTCATTCATCGACCCCTTATTAAATTCTGCGACTAGAACGGTGGTTGTAAGAGCGGTCTTGCAAAATAAGAAAGACCTCTTTAAACCGGGAATGTTTGTGGAAGGTATAATTGAGGGTACGCAAACAAGCACCGAGAATACCGTTTCCGTACCGTCAACCGCTGTTATGTGGACGGGAGAACGCTCTGTAGTCTATGTCAAAACAAACCCTAATGAAGCTATTTTTGAAATGAGGGAAGTTTTATTGGGCAATGCCAATGGCGATAGTTATACCATTCTTGAAGGTTTAAAGAATGGAGATGAAGTCGTAACTAACGGAACGTTTACCGTAGATGCCGCTGCACAATTACAGGGAAAAAAAAGTATGATGAATGCATCTGGTGGTAAAACAATGACAGGCCACGAAGGGCATTTGGGAATGCAAGAAGATAATTCTGGAGAAAATACAAATGAAGCCAACCATTCTCAAATGAAAGAAAGGATTGAAGTTTCAAACAAATTTCAGAATCAGTTAAAACAGGTTTTTGATGATTATATCCTTTTAAAAGATGCATTGGTAAATGATGATGCCAAGGGTGCTCAACAGGCAGGAAAACAAATAAACCAATCTTTGAAAAAAGTGGATATGAAATTATTATCTGATGAAAAAGCACATAACCATTGGATGACGATTCAGAAAGAACTAAAGACCTCGGCTAATTCTATTGAGAACGATTCAGATATAGCAACACAAAGAGCACATTTTAAACATCTTTCTGCGCATATGATAAGTAGCGTGCAACTTTTTGGTGTTAACGAAAATGTATATATCCAGTTTTGTCCAATGGCCGATAACAATAAGGGAGCTTATTGGATTAGTTTGGAAAAAGAGGTGCGAAACCCATATTATGGAGAGGCTATGTTAACCTGTGGCGAAGTAAATGCAACTTTAAAATAAGCGAATTATGGATTAATCAAGTAATCTGAATAAGACCATAAATTAATTTTGGTTTTATCACGGCGAACGATAATGAGTGAAAGTAGAAGAAATAGAAGAAAAAATGACAGAAAGAAACATCAGCCTAAAAGTGATATTTCAAGAAAAGATAAAATTATAGCTTTAGTTGTGATAGTATTGATTTTTGTAGTTGCTGCAATAGCTGCTGTTTATTATTCTCTATACAAATCTGGATTAAAATTATTTTGAAACAAGTACTATATGAATGAGATTATCCATATTAAAAATATGGTCTGCCCAAGATGTATCTCGGCGGTATCTAATATTTTGGAACAACTTGAAATACTGTATGTTTCTATAAAATTGGGGGAGGTTAAATTAGTTTCTTCATTAAGTGTCCAGACCAAAAATGGTCTTTCCAAAGCGCTTCAAAGTTCAGGTTTTAGTTTGATTGACGACCGTAAAAGTCAACTTATTGAACAAATGAAAACATTGGTTGTAGATAAAATCCATCATTCTTCCGAGGAGCTCGATTTCAAATGGGCAGATATTGTTACAGGCGAACTTAACTTGGATTATAAATATTTAAGTTCACTTTTTTCGTCGGTAGAAAGTATTACGTTCGAGCAGTATATCATAAACCAGAAAATTGAACGTGTTAAAGAACTTATAGTTTACGATGAATTAACCTTGAGTGAGATAGCTTTTCAACTACATTATAGTAGTGTCGCGTATTTAAGCAATCAGTTTAAAAAGGTTACAGGAATGACACCTACACAGTTTAAAAAAAGCACAAATCAGAATCGCAAATCTTTGGATGAGATTTAATTAAAGTACTTTAAAAACGAAGAGTTGTTTAAAAGTTCACAGCTACTTGTAATATTATTATTTAAGTATTTGCTTAAATAAGTAATTAACTGTATCTTTGCTCGTCTAAAGCATTAATATGAAACTAGAAATATCCTGTACAAGAGCTGAGGCTGACCATAAGCAGTTACTAAACTGTAGAACTACCATTGACGGTATGGCTAATGGTTTCGATAAAATATCGAAACTACTATCCATTTCAGGTAATGAGGTGCGCTTAAAAATCCTATTCTTATTAAATATGGAAAATGAACTATGTCCTTGTGATTTATCTGATATTTTAGGTATGAGCGTGCCAGCAGTTTCACAGCATATACGAAAAATGAAAGATGCAGGTATTATAAGCTCAAGGAGAGAAGGCCAAACATTATACTATTCATTGAATAAGGATGAGACGGATATTCTGAATAGTATTTTTAAGTCAATCAAATTAGAAAGAAAAATAGCCTAAATTTTATAATAATGAAAACAGAAAAAACATCAAAAAATGCAGCATATACAGGTTTGTTTGCTGCTGTAGCCGCATCATCTTGTTGCATACCACCAGTTATTGCATTAATTGCAGGCGTTGGAGGAAGTGCTTCCGCTTTATCTTGGATGGAAACTTTTAGACCCTATTTAATTGGTGTCGCTATAGTAGCAATTGGATATGCGTGGTATGATTATTTAAAACCGAAAAAAGCAGAGGATTGTTGTGAAGTAGATGCAAAACCAAAGTGGTTTCAAACCAAAGGATTTTTAATAGGAATTACACTATTTGCGGCTATCTCAATTAGCTTTCCATATTACTCTCACATTTTTTATCCTGATAATAAGAAAGAAGTGGTTATAGTGAATCAATCTAACATTCAAACTTTAAATTTTGAGGTTGAAGGTATGACTTGCGCTTCTTGTGAACAACACGTAACGCACGCAGTTAATAATTTAGAAGGTATTGTAAATGTAAATGCTTCCTATGAAAAAGCTAACGCAAAAGTAGAATTCGATAATTCGAAAACTACTAAAGAGGATATAGAAAAAGCAATTAATTCTACAGGTTATAAAGTAATTAATAAATAAAATTCTTAATTGTGAAAAATTATATAACCATCTTTCTTTTTGCTTTTGTAATTACTTCTTGTAAAGAAAATAAAAAAGAAACGGATTCAACCGCAGTTGAAAATAAGCTAACTACACAGGATATCGATTATCCAGTTATTAAAGTTGGCAAAGGACCAGATGCCTTATTTCTAACACCCAATAAATCATTTTTATATGTTGCAAATGTGGAGGATACATTAATTTCAGTTATTGATACCCAAACAGATAAAGTATTAAAAAACATAGAAGGCATAAGGTATCCGTGGGGTTTTGTTCAGTTAGCAGAAAGTAATTTGGTTGCTGTTAGTGGTTACGATAAGCAAGTGGTTATCATTGATTTTGACAATCATACCATTCTAAAAGAAAAATTATTTAAAACTCATATAGGTGGAATTACTGCAAATAGAAAAGGAGATTTAATTTATGTAATAGCAATAGATGACAATAAAGTGTTGCAACTGGATGCTACTAATCTCAATATATTAAAAACATTCCCTACAGGAAAAGGACCAGATGGAATAGGCATCTCGGAGAATGATTCAAAGCTGTTTGTTACCAATACGGAAGATGGAAGCATTTCTGTGATTGATATAGAAACAGGAAAAAAATCCATCATTAAAACAGGTGGAAAACCAGAACTTATACACGGAAACAAAGACCATTCACTACTATATATAAGTAATTTCTTTGGAAACAAAATTCATATTATAGATACCGAAAAAGGAGAAATTGTAAAGGAAATAGAAGGTGTAAAAACACCAGAAGAAGCAGTCTTATCCAAAGATGAAAATATATTATACGTTGTAAGTTTTGATTTGTCAGAAGTTTTCGTGTATGATGCGGTTACACTCGAAAAGCAATCTGTTACTTATAAAACAGGTAATAAACCCATTGGCGTAATGCCCGTTGGCAACAAATTATATGTTTCTAATTATGGAGACAATTCAATATCAATAATCAGTAAATAGCCTTAAAATAAATAGTTATGAAAAATATTATTTTAATTCCCGTTCTAGCTTTAATTCTATTTTCTGTTGAAGCCACCGCACAAAACAAAAACTTGGAAACACAAAAAGTCGAAACGTCTGTAGATGAACAAAATTTGACAACTATTCAGTTCAAAATAACAGGAATAACCTGTGCTGGTTGTTCTAACGGTATCTATAAAGCAGTTAAAGAGGTTGATGGTGTTACTGAGCATTCTGTTGAATACCCAGGCGACATTGCAGTTATACAATTCGATAAAACAAAGACGAGTATCGAAGCCTTAAAAGCTGTAATTGAGAAGAAAGGGTATAAAGTAGAAATACTAAAGGATAAAGCATAGATTTTAACCTTTATCATTTAACCGAACAACTAATTACAATAATGAGAGATAACGAAAACAAAGATTTAAAAACCATATCATTAGAAATAAGTGGGATGACTTGTAGCGGTTGTTCATCGCATATCGAAAAAGATATGAATAAGACCAATGGTATAGTAAGCAGCAACGTAAATCACGAAACTGGAAAAGGAGAATTTACTTTTGATACAAATAAAATGGGTAAAGAAGAATTAATCAATGCAGTAAATAGCATTGGTAATTATTCTGTTGTAAACGGTATTAAAAAAGAGGATTCTTTCTCTTCAACGTCTGATACTACAATCTCTAAAGAATCTAATAAAAATAAAAACCAATTTGATTTAATTGTTATTGGTGGTGGTTCTGCTGCATTTTCAGCAGCGATAAAAGCTGAAGGTTTAGGGCTTACGACACTAATGGTAAATGCTGGATTAGAATTTGGGGGTACTTGTGTAAATGTAGGATGTGTTCCTTCAAAAAACTTAATTAGAGCTGCCGAAACTGCATATCACGCTACACATTCTAATTTTAAGGGTATTAAACCAAGAGGTGTAGATATTGATTTTAAACAAATTATTAAAGATAAAAAAGAGTTGGTTTCGGCATTACAGCAACAAAAATATATGGATGTTGTAAGTGATTTTGAAAATCTAACAATGCTAAAGGGGTGGGCTGAATTTGCAGATAAGAATACAATTATTGTGAATGGAAAAGATAAATACAGTGCAACGAACATTGTTATAGCAACCGGAGCGACAACAAACATTCCAAACATTGAAGGATTAAATAAAGTAGGCTACTTAACTAATGTTTCTTTATTTGATTTGGAAGAAAAACCTATAAGCATAACCATTATGGGAGCTGGATATATTGGATTAGAAATAGCACAAGCTTATAGCCGATTGGGTGTAAAAGTGCGTATTATAGAATTTACAGATAGACCATTACGTACTCAAACTAGTGATATTACTGATGTTTTAGTAGAGCAAATGAAAAGTGAAGGTATTGAGATTTTACCAAATTTCAGAGCCTTTAAATTCGAAAAAAAAGGTAATGACACTATCATTCATTGCAACTGCCCTGATGGTTCAACAACTCAAGTCATTGAGAAAGGACATATTGTTGTAGCCACCGGAACAAAGCCCAATACCACTAAATTAGGTTTTGAGAATAGTGATATTAATTTAACAAAAAGCGGACACATTCTTGTTAATGAAAAAATGGAAACCAATGTTTCTAATATATATGCCGCAGGAGATGTAACAAACACACCGCCATTTGTTTATACAGCTGCCACCGAAGGAAATACAGCAGTAAACAATGCATTTTCATTGTCAAAAAGTAGTATAGATTATTCCTCTTTACCGTGGGTAGTATTTACCGACCCTCAAATCGCAGGTGCTGGAATGGATGAAATAGAAGCGGAAGCAAAAGGCATTCCTTTTGAAGTGAGTAAATTAGACTTAAAGCACGTTCCTAGAGCATTGGCAGCACAAGATACAAGAGGCTTCATTAAATTGATTCGTAATACTGAAACCGATAAGCTAATAGGTGCTAGAGTGATTGCGCCAGAAGGTGGCGAACTTATTCAACAATTAAGTATGGCGATTAAGTTTGGCATTACAGTAAAAGATTTAGCTGAAAGTTTTTACCCCTATTTAACATTAGGAGAAGGAATCAAGTTAGCAGCGATTACGTTTGGCAAAGACGTTTCTAAATTGAGTTGCTGTGCAAGCTAGTTTAGCTAAACAAGAAAATAATTTTTATATGAAAAATTACGATGTATTTATAATTGGTTCGGGAATGGCAGGAATGACCATCGCTAATAAATGCGCCTCAAAAGGCCTGACAGTCGGAATAACGGATGAATTACCTTACGGGGGCACTTGTGCATTGAGAGGTTGTGACCCAAAAAAAGTGATTATAGGCGCTACGGAAGTACGAGACTTTGCTAAAAGACTTAAAGGAAATGGTATTGATACCATACCTAAAGTCAATTGGAAGGACATTATGGCTTTTAAACAATCCTTTGTGGATGAAATGCCACCAAAAATTGAAAAAGGATATAAAAAAAACGGAATAGACACATTTCATAGTTCAGCTAAATTCTTATCAGAAAACACGTTAGAAGTTGGAAACGACAAAGTAAAAGCTAACAAAATTGTAATCGCATCAGGTTCCAAGCCAAGGGTTTTAGAATTTGAAGGTGGTCATTTTGCCAAATCCAGTGCCGATTTCTTGAATTTAGCAGAATTACCAAAATCTTTATTATTTATCGGTGGTGGATACATTGCTTTTGAGTTTGCGCATATCGCAGCTCGATGTGGAGCAGAAGTCACTATTGTACATCGTGGAGAAAACCCCTTGGAAAATTTTGAACAGGATATTGTAAAACATCTTGTTTCTGCCACAAAAGAATTAGGGATAAAACTCATTCTTAATACAGATGTTACGGCTATTGAGAAATTAGATAACCAGTATAGAGTAAAAGGTAAATCTCAAGAAAAAACAGAATATTTTGAAGCTGAAGCAGTTTTTAATTCTGCCGGCAGACCACCGGCAATATTTGATTTAAATTTAGAAAAAGCGAACATAGCATTTACCAAAAAAGGAGTTACGATAGACAAATATCTGCAAAGTATTTCAAACCCAAATATTTATGCAGCAGGCGATGCCGCAGATTCAGAAGGTTTGCCCTTAACGCCAGTTGCAGTTTTGGAAGGTCATACGGTTGCTTCAAATATCATCAAAGGCAATTCTAAAGAAATAAGTTACCCACCAATGCCAACGGTAGTTTTTACATTGCCTACAATGGCGTCTGTTGGCTATTCTGAATCGAAAGCGAAAGCGCTGAACTACAATATTCAGGTAAATTATAAAGAGGTTGGCAATTGGTTCAATGCCAAACGTTTGAATGTAGAAGAATATGCGTTCAAAACTATAATTGACGTAGAAGCCCAAACAATTTTGGGAGCGCATTTAATCGGACCACATACAGAAGAAACCATAAATCTCTTCGCAATGGCCATAAAAACAAAAATGAAGGTTAATGATATTAGAACAATGATTTTCTCATATCCAACTTTGGCTTCAGACATACCACATATGCTTTAATAAAAAATGTATGCAAACCATATAAAACCGTGAGTCATAAGTTTAAAACAAAAGAAATAGCGATGAAATTAGATAGAAAGAAACATTGGGAGACAGTTTATGAAACTAAAAGCCCAGACCAAGTAAGCTGGACACAGGAATCGCCTAAAACTTCGCTTGAATTTATACATTCATTCGGATTAAATAAATCTGCAAAAATAATAGATATTGGTGGTGGAGATAGCAAACTTATCGATTACTTACTTGATGAAGGATTTGAAAATGTGACTGTACTTGACATTTCGGCTAAATCACTCGAAAAAGCAAAAGGCCGACTTGGAGAAAAAGCAAATAAAGTAAATTGGATTGTAAGCGACATTACAGAATTCGAAACCAATATGACTTTTGATGTTTGGCACGACAGAGCAACCTTTCATTTTCTTACAACGCCTGAACAAATAACAAAATATATAAAAACTGCAAGAAAATCTGTAAACGGATTCCTGACAATTGGAACCTTTTCCAAAAATGGACCTGAAAAATGTAGCGGTCTCGAAATAAAACAATACAATGAAGACGAATTAACATTAAAGTTGAAAAATGGATTTGACAAAATTAAGTGTGTAACGGAAGACCACTTAACACCATTTGACACAACGCAGAGTTTCTTGTTTTGTAGTTTTAAAAGACAATTGAACTAAAAAATCAGTGGCTAACAAAGAACCGAGTGAATAAAACAGTATTTGAAATTACCAAAATGGATTGTCCATCGGAGGAAAATCTAATTCGAATGAAATTGGACGGCATCCCGAACATTGCGAATTTGGACTTTGATATTCCTAACCGAAAATTAACCGTTTTTCACAGCGGTAAAATTGACCAAATCGAAAAATTTATCATCGAACTGAAATTAGGTGGAAAGAAAATTTTAACGGAACAAACCGACCAAACGGACTTTAAAGAAAACACCAGCCAAAAAAAGCTACTTTGGTCTGTACTTATAATCAATTTTGCTTTTTTCATTATCGAAATGACGACAGGAATTATCTCAAAATCTATGGGGCTTGTTGCAGACAGTTTAGATATGCTTGCCGACAGTTTCGTTTACGGAATTAGTTTGTTTGCGGTTGGCGGAACATTAATAAAGAAAAAACGGATTGCCAAACTGGCTGGATATTTTCAAATCACACTTGCCGTTATCGGATTTGTGGAAGTTTTAAGGAGGTTTTTTGGAGACGAGAAACTTCCCGATTTTACAACAATGATTATCGTTTCTATTTTTGCACTTATCGCAAACGGAATTTGTCTTTACATTTTACAAAAGTCAAAAAGTAAAGACGAGGCACATATGAAAGCAAGTATGATTTTTACCTCAAATGATGTAATTATAAATACAGGTGTAATTATTGCAGGACTTTTAGTTTACTGGTTGAATTCTAATAAGCCAGATTTGATTGTGGGAACAATAGTCTTTATTTTAGTTATTCAAGGTGCTTTTAGGATATTAAAGTTAAGTAAGTAATAATATATAAATGCCGATATTCTTTTAATCGGTTAATTCTACAAATCATTCAGCCTAAAACATAACAGATTAAAGTCCTTTAATCCTGAAATTTGTACTGTACAAATAAGAATAGGATTATGGAGACAATTAACATATTTGAAACCAAAGAAAAGAACCGCAAACAAGGTATAAAAGAATCATTCCCAGTTACAGGTATGACCTGCGCATCTTGTGCATCCAGCGTTGAATCAGTATTAAAACACACAGAAGGTGTATTTGATGCAAGCGTAAACTTTGCGAGCAGTTCTGTTCTTGTAGAGTACGACAAAGAGTTGAGTCCTAATCAACTTCAAAATGCACTTCGTGAAGTGGGTTATGATATTATTATTGATGCGGAGAATCCTTCTGAAGTACAACAAGAACTTCAACAAAAGCACTATCAGGATATAAAATACCGTACCATCTGGTCGGCAATACTTACGCTTCCAATTTTTGTATTAGGAATGTTTTTTATGCAATGGGAACCTGGGAAGTGGATTTCGTTGATATTGACTTTTCCGATTCTCTTTTGGTTCGGTCGTAGCTTTTTCATTAATGCTTTTAAGCAAGCCAAACACGGTAAAGCAAATATGGATACGCTTGTAGCCTTGAGTACTGGAATCGCTTTTCTTTTTAGTGTATTCAATACTTTTTTTCCTGAATTTTGGTTGAGCCGTGGTATCGCGCCTCACGTTTATTACGAGGCAGCTACCGTGATTATCACCTTCATTTCCTTGGGAAAACTATTGGAAGAAAAGGCAAAATCCAATACGTCTTCTGCCATTAAAAAACTGATGGGCTTACAGCCTAAAACCCTTAAAATTATTGAGAATGGGGAAGAAAAAGAAATTCCTATTTCGTCCGTGCAAGTGGGTCAGACCATTTTAGTACGTCCGGGAGAAAAGATTCCTGTGGATGGAGAAGTTTCCAAAGGAAGCTCGTATGTAGATGAAAGTATGATTACAGGAGAGCCTGTTCCAGTAGAAAAATCAAAGGATGAAAAAGTATTTGCAGGCACGGTAAACCAAAAAGGAAGTTTCCAATTTATTGCTGAAAAAGTAGGTGGAGAAACCTTGCTATCACAAATCATTAAAATGGTTCAGGAAGCCCAAGGAAGCAAAGCACCTGTACAGAAACTGGTCGATAAAATTGCTGGAATATTTGTTCCGGTTGTGTTGGGGATATCTATTATCACTTTTATTGTTTGGATGTCAATTGGAGGCGATAATGCATTTTCGCAGGCCTTATTAACCTCGGTAGCAGTATTGGTTATCGCCTGTCCTTGTGCGTTAGGATTGGCAACACCAACTGCCATTATGGTGGGTATTGGTAAAGGTGCTGAAAATAATATTCTTATAAAAGATGCCGAAAGTTTAGAACTCGGTCATAAAGTGAATGCTGTCATTCTTGATAAAACAGGTACAATTACAGAAGGAAAACCTTTAGTAACTGATATACTTTGGAAGGATAAACTTGAAAATCAAAGTCAATACAAGCAAATTCTTTTGGCAATAGAAGCACAATCAGAACATCCTTTGGCGGAAGCGGTAGTTAACCACTTAAAAGATGAAAATATTGAAAAAGCTGAAATTACTTCTTTTGAAAGTATTACGGGAAAAGGTGTGAAAGCTCAAACAGAAAATGGTTCACAATACTATGTTGGAAATCATAAATTAATGCTTGAGAAAAATATTCAAATAGACGTTTCTTTAATGCAAACAGCAGAAAGTCTCGAAGAGCAAGCAAAAACAGTCATATTCTTTGGGAATGAAAAACAAGTATTGGCGATACTTGCCATTGCAGACAAGATTAAGGAAACTTCAAAAAAGGCCATAGCAACGCTTCAAGAAAGAGGCATCGAGGTTTATATGCTTACGGGAGATAATAATAAAACCGCATCTGCTGTCGCAAAACAAGTAGGAATAACAAATTACCAAGGAGAAGTGATGCCTTCGGACAAAGCTGCTTTTGTTGAAAAATTACAAGCAGAAGGAAAGATAGTAGCGATGGTTGGTGATGGCATAAACGATTCCCACGCTTTGGCGCAGGCCAATGTAAGTATCGCAATGGGTAAAGGCTCGGACATTGCAATGGACGTTGCAAAAATGACATTGATAACGTCAGATTTGCAATCTATTCCCAAAGCTTTGGAACTATCGAAAAGAACGGTGTTGGGCATACGTCAGAATTTATTTTGGGCATTTATTTATAATCTCATTGGTATTCCAATCGCCGCGGGCGTTTTGTATCCCGTAAATGGATTTTTATTGGACCCAATGATTGCAGGAATGGCAATGGCTTTCAGTAGCGTATCTGTAGTTCTAAATAGCTTAAGGCTTAAAGGAGTAAAACTTTAATATTAATTATAAATTCAAATACAATGAAAACTTTAAAATTTAAAACAAATATCAATTGTGGTGGTTGTGTATCAAAAGTGACCCCTTTTTTAAACAAGCAAGAAGGTGTCGAAAGTTGGGAAGTGGATACCGCTAATCCTGATAAAATTTTAACCATAGAAAGCGATGGTGCTTCAGAAGAAGATGTAAAGGCTACCTTGCAAAAGGTAGGCTTTAAAGCGGAACCTGTAGATTAATACCTCGCTATAATATGGTTTATATTTTAATTTTGGTTGTGATTCTTCTGTTTGCTATTCATTTTTATCGAAAAGAGAAACGGCATAGCGTAAAGCCATTTCCAGAGCATTGGCACAAATTATTAATGGAGAATGTTCTTTATTATAAAAATCTTTCAAAAGGCAGGCAACTTGTTTTTCAACAAAAAATGATGCAGTTTTTAAGTGAGGTTTATATAGATGGCGTGCAGTTTGAATTGGAAGAATTAGACAAAATTTTAATTGCAGCAAGTGCGGTAATTCCTGTTTTCGGCTTTAAAGAATGGCATTACACTAATTTAAGTGGAATCCTCTTATACCCAGATAATTTTAATGAAGATATGCAATTTAGCAGTAAGGATAACTCGCGCAATATTGGTGGGATAGTCGGGAACGGACGTTTTGAGAAACAAATGATTTTATCTAAAAAAGCATTGTATCACGGTTTTAGAAACACAACAGATAAAAGCAATACAGGCATACACGAATTTGTACACCTTATTGATAAGCTGGATGATAGAACAGATGGAGTTCCAGAGCGATTATTAGAACATCAATATGCAATACCTTGGCTGAATTTAATTCATAAGGAAATAGAAGCCATAAACGACAACCATTCTGATATCAGAAAATATGGTGGTACAAACCAAGCAGAATTCTTTGCAGTAGCTTCAGAATATTTCTTCGAGCGCCCAGATTTGCTCAAAAAGAAACATCCAGAACTTTATAAAATGTTAGTTAAATGCTTCAATCAAAAATTAGCAAATCCAATTAAAAATTAGTTTCTATTTAGGAGAGATTAAATCTGTAATTGAAAATCGTAAAGAGCGGATATTTTGAATATGCTAAACTACTTATAGCAATAAAATATCCGCTCTTCAATTATTTATTTCCTCAAAAGTT
The sequence above is drawn from the Cellulophaga sp. Hel_I_12 genome and encodes:
- a CDS encoding efflux RND transporter periplasmic adaptor subunit; translated protein: MNKNIIYISVALIVGLLGGFLLFGGGSADKATNNAKDTHDHSEEIASNQMWTCSMHPQIMQPEPGDCPICGMDLIPAESGADGLNANEIKMTDNAMALANIQTSLVGKGQMGNNSLKLSGKIKANEESNAVQVTYFGGRIEKLYVNSTGERVGAGQRLATIYSPELVAAQQELLTASSLKESQPELYKAVRNKLKLWKLSEKQINAIETAGKVQENFPVFATVSGTVTMKMVEEGDYLKQGQPLYKIANLNTVWAEFDAYENQIASLKEGQTIKVTTNAYRNEVFDAKVSFIDPLLNSATRTVVVRAVLQNKKDLFKPGMFVEGIIEGTQTSTENTVSVPSTAVMWTGERSVVYVKTNPNEAIFEMREVLLGNANGDSYTILEGLKNGDEVVTNGTFTVDAAAQLQGKKSMMNASGGKTMTGHEGHLGMQEDNSGENTNEANHSQMKERIEVSNKFQNQLKQVFDDYILLKDALVNDDAKGAQQAGKQINQSLKKVDMKLLSDEKAHNHWMTIQKELKTSANSIENDSDIATQRAHFKHLSAHMISSVQLFGVNENVYIQFCPMADNNKGAYWISLEKEVRNPYYGEAMLTCGEVNATLK
- a CDS encoding AraC family transcriptional regulator, whose amino-acid sequence is MNEIIHIKNMVCPRCISAVSNILEQLEILYVSIKLGEVKLVSSLSVQTKNGLSKALQSSGFSLIDDRKSQLIEQMKTLVVDKIHHSSEELDFKWADIVTGELNLDYKYLSSLFSSVESITFEQYIINQKIERVKELIVYDELTLSEIAFQLHYSSVAYLSNQFKKVTGMTPTQFKKSTNQNRKSLDEI
- a CDS encoding metalloregulator ArsR/SmtB family transcription factor, with product MKLEISCTRAEADHKQLLNCRTTIDGMANGFDKISKLLSISGNEVRLKILFLLNMENELCPCDLSDILGMSVPAVSQHIRKMKDAGIISSRREGQTLYYSLNKDETDILNSIFKSIKLERKIA
- the merTP gene encoding mercuric transport protein MerTP; this translates as MKTEKTSKNAAYTGLFAAVAASSCCIPPVIALIAGVGGSASALSWMETFRPYLIGVAIVAIGYAWYDYLKPKKAEDCCEVDAKPKWFQTKGFLIGITLFAAISISFPYYSHIFYPDNKKEVVIVNQSNIQTLNFEVEGMTCASCEQHVTHAVNNLEGIVNVNASYEKANAKVEFDNSKTTKEDIEKAINSTGYKVINK
- a CDS encoding YncE family protein; translated protein: MKNYITIFLFAFVITSCKENKKETDSTAVENKLTTQDIDYPVIKVGKGPDALFLTPNKSFLYVANVEDTLISVIDTQTDKVLKNIEGIRYPWGFVQLAESNLVAVSGYDKQVVIIDFDNHTILKEKLFKTHIGGITANRKGDLIYVIAIDDNKVLQLDATNLNILKTFPTGKGPDGIGISENDSKLFVTNTEDGSISVIDIETGKKSIIKTGGKPELIHGNKDHSLLYISNFFGNKIHIIDTEKGEIVKEIEGVKTPEEAVLSKDENILYVVSFDLSEVFVYDAVTLEKQSVTYKTGNKPIGVMPVGNKLYVSNYGDNSISIISK
- a CDS encoding heavy-metal-associated domain-containing protein, giving the protein MKNIILIPVLALILFSVEATAQNKNLETQKVETSVDEQNLTTIQFKITGITCAGCSNGIYKAVKEVDGVTEHSVEYPGDIAVIQFDKTKTSIEALKAVIEKKGYKVEILKDKA
- the merA gene encoding mercury(II) reductase, whose translation is MRDNENKDLKTISLEISGMTCSGCSSHIEKDMNKTNGIVSSNVNHETGKGEFTFDTNKMGKEELINAVNSIGNYSVVNGIKKEDSFSSTSDTTISKESNKNKNQFDLIVIGGGSAAFSAAIKAEGLGLTTLMVNAGLEFGGTCVNVGCVPSKNLIRAAETAYHATHSNFKGIKPRGVDIDFKQIIKDKKELVSALQQQKYMDVVSDFENLTMLKGWAEFADKNTIIVNGKDKYSATNIVIATGATTNIPNIEGLNKVGYLTNVSLFDLEEKPISITIMGAGYIGLEIAQAYSRLGVKVRIIEFTDRPLRTQTSDITDVLVEQMKSEGIEILPNFRAFKFEKKGNDTIIHCNCPDGSTTQVIEKGHIVVATGTKPNTTKLGFENSDINLTKSGHILVNEKMETNVSNIYAAGDVTNTPPFVYTAATEGNTAVNNAFSLSKSSIDYSSLPWVVFTDPQIAGAGMDEIEAEAKGIPFEVSKLDLKHVPRALAAQDTRGFIKLIRNTETDKLIGARVIAPEGGELIQQLSMAIKFGITVKDLAESFYPYLTLGEGIKLAAITFGKDVSKLSCCAS
- a CDS encoding NAD(P)/FAD-dependent oxidoreductase, producing the protein MKNYDVFIIGSGMAGMTIANKCASKGLTVGITDELPYGGTCALRGCDPKKVIIGATEVRDFAKRLKGNGIDTIPKVNWKDIMAFKQSFVDEMPPKIEKGYKKNGIDTFHSSAKFLSENTLEVGNDKVKANKIVIASGSKPRVLEFEGGHFAKSSADFLNLAELPKSLLFIGGGYIAFEFAHIAARCGAEVTIVHRGENPLENFEQDIVKHLVSATKELGIKLILNTDVTAIEKLDNQYRVKGKSQEKTEYFEAEAVFNSAGRPPAIFDLNLEKANIAFTKKGVTIDKYLQSISNPNIYAAGDAADSEGLPLTPVAVLEGHTVASNIIKGNSKEISYPPMPTVVFTLPTMASVGYSESKAKALNYNIQVNYKEVGNWFNAKRLNVEEYAFKTIIDVEAQTILGAHLIGPHTEETINLFAMAIKTKMKVNDIRTMIFSYPTLASDIPHML